In the genome of Streptomyces fagopyri, the window GCGTCCGGCCGGGCTTCGGCGCCTCCGTGTTCGCCGTGGTGTTCGGGATGGGCGCGGGGCTCGTACTGGACGAGTTCGCGCTGATCCTGCACCTGGACGACGTGTACTGGACGGAGGAGGGCCGCAAGAGTGTCGAGGTCGTGCTGATCACGGCGGCCCTGGTCGGGCTCGTGCTCGGGGGGTTCCTGCCGTTCGGCGTCAACGACCTGAGCCAGGAGGAAGTGCAGGACCGCGGCGGCGTCATCCTCAGCGTCGCAGTGAACTTCCTCTTCGCCCTGCTCGCCCTCGGCAAGGGCAAGGCCCGGATGGCGATCTTCGGCGTGATCGTCCCGTTCCTCGCCCTGATCGGAGCGGTCCGGCTGGCCCGGCCCGCCTCGCCGTGGGCCCGGCGCTTCTACCGCCGGCGGCCGCGTGCGCGGGCCAGGTCGATGCTGCGCGCCTACCACCACGACCGTCGCTGGGCGGGCCCGCGCCGCAGACTTCAGGACATGATCGGCGGGAAACCGGATCCCCTTCCGGCGCGGCTGCCGCCCGGACGCCGGTGACGCCGGCGGCGACGACGGCGGCGGTGGCGCAGCGCGGAGATCCCGCAGAGCACGAGGGCGGCGGCGAGCGCGGCGATGTGCTCGCGGCCCGCCAGGTTCCCCTTGAGCGTCACCTCGACGGCCATCGCCGCGATCACCACCGCCGCCGTCCCGTAGGCGCGATAGCGCCAGGCCACGAAGACGGCGAGGCCGACCACGGCCGCGGAGGGCCCGGTGTCCACGATCCGCGCGTCCGTCGCGGGCAGCCCCAGCGGGTGGTCCGGGCCGAGCGCGACCGCGATACGCGCGTAGAGCGTGCCGGCCAGGGTGGCGGCGTACGCGATGACGAGCATCCGCCACCAGCCCAGGCAGATCTCGGCGATCCCGAACACCACGAGGATCTGGATCAGCGCGCCCCACACCGGCAGGTCGAGGGCCGGTACGAAGAGCGACAGCGGAGTGCGCAGCAGAGCGAGCCCGAGCGGTACGTCGGCCCGGACGGAGCCGAGGTCCTGGACGGGCCGGTAGCCCCAGGACCTGTTCTGCGCGAACTGGAGGAGAGCCGTCAGGAGGACGGCCCCGAGCGTCACGGGGATCGCGCGCAGGCGCCTTGCCTCCAGGGCCCTGCGCACGGTGACGAACAGCGGTCCCCATTCCGCGCGGGCCAGGCGGGCGAGTGTGTTCATCTATGCGACTCGAGGTGCTTGCGGTGCAGCCACTTCGGCAGCCCCGGAGCCTCCAGGAACCCTTCCGCGCGGGCGGACGCGACACCGATGCGCAGCAGGTCCGCGCTCTTCTCGAAGAGCAGGAACCGGGGCTCCCAGATCGGCCGGTACTTGGCGTTGGCGCGGTAGAGCGACTCGATCTGCCACCAGCGGGAGAAGAAACTCAGCAGGGAGCGCCACAGGCGCAGCACCGGGCCCGCGCCCAGTCGCGCGCCACGCTCGAAGACGGAACGGAACATGGCGAAGTTGAGCGAGACCTGGGTGATGCCGATGTCCCGGGCGCGGCGCAGGAGTTCGATCACCATGAACTCCATCAGCCCGTTCTCCGAGTCGCGGTCGCGCCGCATGAGGTCGAGGGAGAGCCCCTGCGGGCCCCAGGGCACGAAGGACAGCAGTGCCCTCAACTCGCCTTTTCCGTCCGTGCATTCGAGCATCACGCACTGTCCGTCGTCGGGGTCGCCGAGCCGTCCGAGGGCCATGCTGAATCCGCGTTCGGTGGCCCCGTCCCGCCAGTCGTCGGCGCGCTCCAGGAGGTACGCCATCTCGTCGGCCGGGATGTCGTCGTGGCGGCGGATGCGCACCCGGTACCCGGCTCGCCTGACACGGTTGTAGGCCTGCCGGACGGTGCGCATGGCGCGTCCCTCGAGGGTGAACTCGGCGGTCTCCACGATGGCTTCGTCGCCCAGTTCCAGGGCGTCGAGGCCGTGCCGGGAGTAGATGGTCCCGGCCTCCTCGCTCGCGCCCATCACCGCCGGGATCCAGCCGTGCGCGCGGGCCTCGGCGAGCCAGGGCTCGATGGCGCCGGGCCACGCCTCCGGATCGCCCAGGGGGTCGCCGGAGGCCAGTGAGACCCCGCCGACGACCCGGTACGCCACCGCGGCCTTGCCGGTCGGCGACCAGACCACGCTCTTCTCCCGGCGCAGCGCGAAGTAGCCCAGCGAGTCCCGGTCGCCGTTCTTGTCGAGCAGGACCCGCAGCCGCTTCTCGTCGTCCTCGGTGAGCGGGTCGACGGCGCGGCGGGAACGGAAGGCCGCGTAGAAGACGGCGAGGACCAGCAGGGTGCTGAGGACGTTGATGGTGACGTTGACCCAGTTGGCGATCCGCAGTCCGTGGAAGCGGGAGTCGTTGGCGGCGACCGAGACGAGCCGCAGGGTGCCGTAGCGCCAGCGTTCCGGGAAGGTGGAACGGGACGCGTCGTGCGCGCTGTTGGTGACCGTCACCAGCAGCGCGGCGAGCAGCGAGCAGACAAGCAGACCGCCGGTGGCGACGGCCGCGGCGAGCTTCGGGTTCGAGCGGTCGCCCTTCGCGTAGAACTCGCGGCGGCCCACGACGAGCGACGCGACGAACGCCGCGGTCAGCGCGAGCGAGATCCAGTTCTGGGTGTACCGGCGGATCTCCGGGAACGCCATCGCGACGGCGAACAGCAGCAGGAAGAGGCCGCTGAGTACGAAGTTGAGGATCCACGCGGCCCGCTTGCGCCGGCGTGTGGTGATGGCGAGGAACATCGTGAACACGCCCGAGGCGAATCCTGCCGTC includes:
- a CDS encoding phosphatidylglycerol lysyltransferase domain-containing protein — encoded protein: MGDARIAAERERTPARQGEGDRGSTGASRRAAGFTVWYLRAVTFINFLSAAWVTLGQDVRRHNTENLFTPYLLTAGFASGVFTMFLAITTRRRKRAAWILNFVLSGLFLLLFAVAMAFPEIRRYTQNWISLALTAAFVASLVVGRREFYAKGDRSNPKLAAAVATGGLLVCSLLAALLVTVTNSAHDASRSTFPERWRYGTLRLVSVAANDSRFHGLRIANWVNVTINVLSTLLVLAVFYAAFRSRRAVDPLTEDDEKRLRVLLDKNGDRDSLGYFALRREKSVVWSPTGKAAVAYRVVGGVSLASGDPLGDPEAWPGAIEPWLAEARAHGWIPAVMGASEEAGTIYSRHGLDALELGDEAIVETAEFTLEGRAMRTVRQAYNRVRRAGYRVRIRRHDDIPADEMAYLLERADDWRDGATERGFSMALGRLGDPDDGQCVMLECTDGKGELRALLSFVPWGPQGLSLDLMRRDRDSENGLMEFMVIELLRRARDIGITQVSLNFAMFRSVFERGARLGAGPVLRLWRSLLSFFSRWWQIESLYRANAKYRPIWEPRFLLFEKSADLLRIGVASARAEGFLEAPGLPKWLHRKHLESHR